Proteins encoded by one window of Sardina pilchardus chromosome 7, fSarPil1.1, whole genome shotgun sequence:
- the nkain5 gene encoding sodium/potassium-transporting ATPase subunit beta-1-interacting protein 4 — MGCCSGRCMLIFLCTLQLLTALERQVFDFLGYQWAPILVNFLHIVVVILGLFGTIQYRPRYVVLYLTWTVLWVGWNIFVCCLYLDLGGLSKDSNYLSLGVSSHSSWWKENAPGCDDRDLPATRWQSLESPALISSLGCMLEYQYIEVLHSALQLFISLLGFVYACYVISVFNEEEDTFDFIGGFDQFPVLHGNEKASHLFL; from the exons ATGGGTTGCTGTTCCGGACGATGCATGCTCATATTCCTTTGCACTCTGCAACTG TTAACAGCACTGGAGAGACAGGTGTTTGATTTCCTGGGTTACCAATGGGCTCCAATCCTGGTGAATTTCTTGCACATTGTTGTGGTCATCCTGGGCTTGTTCGGTACCATTCAGTACAGGCCTCGCTATGTTGTGCTC TACCTAACTTGGACTGTGCTTTGGGTGGGCTGgaacatatttgtgtgttgcCTCTACCTTGACCTTGGCGGCCTTTCCAAG GACAGTAACTACCTCTCTCTGGGAGTGTCCTCTCATTCCTCCTGGTGGAAGGAGAATGCCCCGGGATGTGATGACAGAGACCTTcccgccactaggtggcagagTCTGGAGAGCCCGGCACTAATCTCATCTCTGGGTTGCATGCTGGAGTATCAGTACATAGAGGTGCTGCACAGTGCCCTGCAGCTTTTCATCTCT cttCTGGGATTTGTATACGCCTGCTACGTGATCAGTGTCTTcaatgaggaggaggacaccT TTGATTTCATTGGTGGATTTGATCAGTTCCCTGTCTTGCATGGCAATGAGAAAGCATCCCATCTCTTTCTTTAA
- the ythdf1 gene encoding YTH domain-containing family protein 1 isoform X1: MSTTSIDPQTSKGQDAKVFPVSVQNGSLHQKETVHDNDFEPYLTSQSNQNNSYQSMTDPYLSSYYAPSIGFPYPLSEAPWSTGGDPPIPYLAPYAPLSNGDHHFMHDTVFGQPGGLGSSIYPHRFNFFPENPAFSAWGTSGSQGQQTQSSAYGGSYSYPPSSLGGTLVPDGQTGFHSDTLNKAPGMNSLEQGMVGLKIGGDVTGGGSGVKTVGSVIGGGAVAAAVATGNGGTPIGMPPPKPTSWAAIASKPAKPQQLKVKAKPGMPMAGGALPPPPIKHNMDIGTWDNKGPVTKVASPLPPHHQHQQQPQLHSHGHLPPHHSMPPPPQQPMPSNQSLAQQMALQGPPPPQPYQNHNPIPPPQTRWVAPRNRNPGYSGGSMDSSGSSSGGGGVGNGGGGGPPGSGPGLESHPVLEKLRAAHSYNPKDFDWNLKTGRVFIIKSYSEDDIHRSIKYSIWCSTEHGNKRLDAAFRAVNGKGPVYLLFSVNGSGHFCGVAEMRSPVDYGTSAGVWAQDKWKGKFDVDWLFVKDVPNSQLRHIRLENNDNKPVTNSRDTQEVPLEKAKQVLKIIATYKHTTSIFDDFSHYEKRQEEEEVVKKTYEPAPIQNRSRLDQERQNRSKQ, translated from the exons ATGTCTACCACCAGCATTGACCCTCAG ACATCAAAGGGACAAGATGCTAAAG TTTTTCCTGTTTCAGTGCAAAATGGCTCGCTACACCAGAAGGAAACTGTTCATGACAACGACTTTGAACCATACCTCACTAGCCAGTCCAATCAG AACAACAGCTATCAATCCATGACCGACCCCTACCTGTCCAGCTACTATGCACCCTCCATCGGTTTCCCCTACCCTTTGAGCGAGGCCCCGTGGTCAACTGGTGGGGATCCCCCCATCCCCTATCTTGCCCCCTATGCCCCCCTCAGCAATGGCGACCACCACTTCATGCACGACACCGTTTTTGGACAGCCGGGGGGTCTGGGCAGCAGCATCTACCCCCACCGCTTTAACTTTTTCCCCGAGAACCCCGCCTTCTCGGCCTGGGGCACTAGCGGCTCCCAGGGGCAGCAGACTCAGAGCTCTGCGTATGGGGGCAGTTACAGCTACCCCCCCAGCTCCCTGGGCGGCACCCTGGTGCCGGACGGGCAGACGGGGTTCCACAGTGACACACTGAACAAGGCGCCGGGCATGAACAGCCTGGAGCAGGGCATGGTGGGATTGAAGATCGGCGGCGACGTCACGGGCGGTGGCTCGGGCGTCAAGACGGTCGGCTCGGTGATCGGCGGCGGGGCTGTGGCCGCGGCGGTCGCCACCGGCAACGGGGGCACCCCCATCGGCATGCCGCCGCCCAAGCCCACCTCCTGGGCGGCCATCGCCAGCAAGCCGGCCAAGCCGCAGCAGCTGAAGGTGAAGGCCAAGCCCGGCATGCCCATGGCCGGAGGCGCCCTCCCACCGCCGCCCATCAAACACAACATGGACATCGGGACTTGGGACAACAAGGGGCCCGTGACCAAAGTGGCCTCCCCcttgcccccccaccaccaacaccagcagcagccgcagctcCACTCCCACGGTCACCTGCCCCCCCACCACAGCATGCCCCCGCCTCCCCAGCAGCCCATGCCCTCCAACCAGTCGCTCGCCCAGCAGATGGCGCTGCAGGGTCCACCCCCGCCCCAGCCCTACCAGAACCACAACCCCATCCCGCCGCCGCAGACCCGCTGGGTCGCCCCGCGCAACCGTAACCCCGGCTACAGCGGCGGCAGCATGGACAGCAGCGGCTCGTCCAGCGGGGGCGGCGGCGTGGggaacggcggcggcggcggaccCCCCGGCTCGGGACCCGGCCTGGAGTCGCACCCGGTGTTGGAGAAGCTGCGCGCCGCCCACAGCTACAACCCCAAGGACTTCGACTGGAACCTGAAGACCGGCCGCGTGTTCATCATCAAGAGCTACTCGGAGGACGACATCCACCGCTCCATCAAGTACTCCATCTGGTGCAGCACGGAGCACGGCAACAAGCGGCTGGACGCGGCCTTCCGCGCCGTCAACGGCAAGGGCCCCGTCTACCTGCTCTTTAGCGTCAACGGCAGCGGGCACTTCTGCGGCGTGGCCGAGATGCGCTCGCCCGTGGACTACGGCACGAGCGCAGGCGTCTGGGCCCAGGACAAGTGGAAGGGCAAGTTCGACGTGGACTGGCTGTTCGTCAAGGACGTGCCCAACAGCCAGCTCCGGCACATCCGGCTGGAGAACAACGACAACAAGCCGGTGACCAACTCGCGCGACACGCAGGAGGTGCCCCTGGAGAAGGCCAAGCAGGTGCTCAAGATCATCGccacctacaaacacaccacctccatcttTGACGACTTCTCGCACTACGAGAAgaggcaggaggaagaggaggtggtcaAAAAG ACCTATGAGCCTGCTCCCATTCAGAATCGCTCCCGACTGGATCAG GAACGCCAAAATCGAAGTAAACAATAG
- the ythdf1 gene encoding YTH domain-containing family protein 1 isoform X2, protein MSTTSIDPQTSKGQDAKVQNGSLHQKETVHDNDFEPYLTSQSNQNNSYQSMTDPYLSSYYAPSIGFPYPLSEAPWSTGGDPPIPYLAPYAPLSNGDHHFMHDTVFGQPGGLGSSIYPHRFNFFPENPAFSAWGTSGSQGQQTQSSAYGGSYSYPPSSLGGTLVPDGQTGFHSDTLNKAPGMNSLEQGMVGLKIGGDVTGGGSGVKTVGSVIGGGAVAAAVATGNGGTPIGMPPPKPTSWAAIASKPAKPQQLKVKAKPGMPMAGGALPPPPIKHNMDIGTWDNKGPVTKVASPLPPHHQHQQQPQLHSHGHLPPHHSMPPPPQQPMPSNQSLAQQMALQGPPPPQPYQNHNPIPPPQTRWVAPRNRNPGYSGGSMDSSGSSSGGGGVGNGGGGGPPGSGPGLESHPVLEKLRAAHSYNPKDFDWNLKTGRVFIIKSYSEDDIHRSIKYSIWCSTEHGNKRLDAAFRAVNGKGPVYLLFSVNGSGHFCGVAEMRSPVDYGTSAGVWAQDKWKGKFDVDWLFVKDVPNSQLRHIRLENNDNKPVTNSRDTQEVPLEKAKQVLKIIATYKHTTSIFDDFSHYEKRQEEEEVVKKTYEPAPIQNRSRLDQERQNRSKQ, encoded by the exons ATGTCTACCACCAGCATTGACCCTCAG ACATCAAAGGGACAAGATGCTAAAG TGCAAAATGGCTCGCTACACCAGAAGGAAACTGTTCATGACAACGACTTTGAACCATACCTCACTAGCCAGTCCAATCAG AACAACAGCTATCAATCCATGACCGACCCCTACCTGTCCAGCTACTATGCACCCTCCATCGGTTTCCCCTACCCTTTGAGCGAGGCCCCGTGGTCAACTGGTGGGGATCCCCCCATCCCCTATCTTGCCCCCTATGCCCCCCTCAGCAATGGCGACCACCACTTCATGCACGACACCGTTTTTGGACAGCCGGGGGGTCTGGGCAGCAGCATCTACCCCCACCGCTTTAACTTTTTCCCCGAGAACCCCGCCTTCTCGGCCTGGGGCACTAGCGGCTCCCAGGGGCAGCAGACTCAGAGCTCTGCGTATGGGGGCAGTTACAGCTACCCCCCCAGCTCCCTGGGCGGCACCCTGGTGCCGGACGGGCAGACGGGGTTCCACAGTGACACACTGAACAAGGCGCCGGGCATGAACAGCCTGGAGCAGGGCATGGTGGGATTGAAGATCGGCGGCGACGTCACGGGCGGTGGCTCGGGCGTCAAGACGGTCGGCTCGGTGATCGGCGGCGGGGCTGTGGCCGCGGCGGTCGCCACCGGCAACGGGGGCACCCCCATCGGCATGCCGCCGCCCAAGCCCACCTCCTGGGCGGCCATCGCCAGCAAGCCGGCCAAGCCGCAGCAGCTGAAGGTGAAGGCCAAGCCCGGCATGCCCATGGCCGGAGGCGCCCTCCCACCGCCGCCCATCAAACACAACATGGACATCGGGACTTGGGACAACAAGGGGCCCGTGACCAAAGTGGCCTCCCCcttgcccccccaccaccaacaccagcagcagccgcagctcCACTCCCACGGTCACCTGCCCCCCCACCACAGCATGCCCCCGCCTCCCCAGCAGCCCATGCCCTCCAACCAGTCGCTCGCCCAGCAGATGGCGCTGCAGGGTCCACCCCCGCCCCAGCCCTACCAGAACCACAACCCCATCCCGCCGCCGCAGACCCGCTGGGTCGCCCCGCGCAACCGTAACCCCGGCTACAGCGGCGGCAGCATGGACAGCAGCGGCTCGTCCAGCGGGGGCGGCGGCGTGGggaacggcggcggcggcggaccCCCCGGCTCGGGACCCGGCCTGGAGTCGCACCCGGTGTTGGAGAAGCTGCGCGCCGCCCACAGCTACAACCCCAAGGACTTCGACTGGAACCTGAAGACCGGCCGCGTGTTCATCATCAAGAGCTACTCGGAGGACGACATCCACCGCTCCATCAAGTACTCCATCTGGTGCAGCACGGAGCACGGCAACAAGCGGCTGGACGCGGCCTTCCGCGCCGTCAACGGCAAGGGCCCCGTCTACCTGCTCTTTAGCGTCAACGGCAGCGGGCACTTCTGCGGCGTGGCCGAGATGCGCTCGCCCGTGGACTACGGCACGAGCGCAGGCGTCTGGGCCCAGGACAAGTGGAAGGGCAAGTTCGACGTGGACTGGCTGTTCGTCAAGGACGTGCCCAACAGCCAGCTCCGGCACATCCGGCTGGAGAACAACGACAACAAGCCGGTGACCAACTCGCGCGACACGCAGGAGGTGCCCCTGGAGAAGGCCAAGCAGGTGCTCAAGATCATCGccacctacaaacacaccacctccatcttTGACGACTTCTCGCACTACGAGAAgaggcaggaggaagaggaggtggtcaAAAAG ACCTATGAGCCTGCTCCCATTCAGAATCGCTCCCGACTGGATCAG GAACGCCAAAATCGAAGTAAACAATAG